In Chitinivibrionales bacterium, a single genomic region encodes these proteins:
- a CDS encoding response regulator, translating to MTDSNIYSTNVLVVDDEPEMRSFIADYLRDIKGYTVFESPGGSHALEHVLPKEKIDIILSDINMPGMKGFELLKAVREKYPDIKRVLITAYNVEDYLELAMKYDIGNIFIKTIPFNFEELVVLIESLINNTVFGVDKYFDCNAERHTFIIKRGDTLEDNARTIVNCLPEPEKFKKLELVLFEILTNAVFYGIRNESPESKEDWDFDFELSEDDAITASVIYDDTKHGISILDNGGRLKKNNVLYWLHRQITSGEEGIPIGLYDSHGRGLFIARKYIDRVIVNIEKDKQTEIILINYNAKKFSGYKPLYINEL from the coding sequence ATGACTGATTCAAATATATATTCAACCAATGTTTTGGTTGTAGATGATGAACCTGAAATGCGGAGTTTTATTGCTGATTATCTTCGGGACATCAAGGGTTACACTGTGTTCGAATCGCCCGGTGGTTCGCATGCTCTCGAACATGTGCTTCCTAAAGAAAAGATCGATATAATTCTATCGGATATCAATATGCCCGGTATGAAAGGATTTGAACTGTTGAAAGCTGTTCGTGAAAAATACCCGGATATTAAAAGAGTTCTTATTACTGCATACAATGTCGAGGATTATCTCGAACTTGCCATGAAATACGATATAGGTAACATTTTCATTAAAACAATCCCCTTTAACTTTGAAGAGCTCGTCGTGCTTATCGAAAGCCTGATTAATAATACTGTTTTCGGGGTGGATAAATATTTCGATTGTAATGCTGAACGCCACACTTTTATTATAAAAAGGGGAGATACCCTCGAGGATAATGCCCGTACCATAGTCAACTGTCTTCCCGAACCGGAAAAATTTAAAAAGCTCGAACTTGTACTGTTTGAGATCCTGACTAATGCAGTATTTTACGGTATTCGGAATGAATCACCCGAAAGCAAAGAAGACTGGGATTTTGATTTTGAGCTTTCCGAAGACGATGCCATAACTGCTTCGGTTATTTATGACGATACCAAACACGGCATTTCAATTCTCGATAACGGAGGCAGACTAAAGAAAAATAATGTTCTTTACTGGTTGCACAGACAGATTACGTCCGGCGAAGAGGGCATACCGATCGGTTTATACGACAGCCACGGCAGGGGGCTTTTCATTGCCCGCAAATATATCGATAGGGTCATAGTTAATATTGAAAAAGACAAACAGACTGAGATAATCCTCATAAACTACAATGCTAAAAAATTCAGCGGATATAAACCGCTGTATATCAATGAATTATGA
- a CDS encoding DUF4131 domain-containing protein: protein MHFTKYRLKHYMPGLNLMLRLPAFTGWLFLCAGIISGHFVLSGLSTIVYPRIGFMSTALLLIAALISSKLIFRNILIYIAGILLITSTVSSERIAYSNISPLLHLNEPCYVSGTVTSPVLPCYGKYRFVIKADSIHHPFIGSVLHNKNLICVTDQPLIQGSKITCKGEFILPYPPKNPGAFDEYSYMHSRHLWGKFYADSVLTITHGPSSVAALSNLLRNKVLSTLSHIKDLDNRAILQAAFLGERHLLTNEIKTLFRDAGVYHLLAISGLHLTIITGFIYALLFLLPLGKGVKIVIVLLLIWSYLLFIGFIPSLFRAVIMITLFSSSFLFQRHNYSINTLGMAGILWLLFSPKSLFMPGYQLSFAATFAIIALTPLLKEGFEPLMQTTAGKLMHRAIILPLEIVIAGFIGTAPILAYHFETVSLFGFFANIFSPFLMSFCMCFFLAGLMAQSLLPPLASILTYIAEVFLNLLVSSAQLSQKTPLSSLTLSVIHPEIIIIYGIVVAGVIGITRKFRTTWLLYTSAVFLFAFPLIFWLKSRDNTVEITLFNCPENAVAGIRWPGRKLWIIGLGNEHPMSSTYRKIIKPWLRQHPLCRIDAVIATGLQPNPIHSLDPLLKQHKPGSIYTLNSQQNRNPSSTIKEFADEFGIPTLPISPDTRFVPVRPCTCTVSYVQASNKRMNAPPIFHISAYGHHLTLGPDNKDYLLIEPSESIPLKNKKEGTNSIRTNTGKGAWVLKIKPNGIREIKRVVSSHHPLHDLL from the coding sequence ATGCATTTTACAAAATACCGATTAAAACATTACATGCCCGGCCTGAATTTAATGCTCAGATTACCCGCATTTACAGGCTGGCTTTTCCTTTGTGCAGGAATAATTTCAGGCCACTTTGTCCTGTCTGGCCTTAGCACTATAGTGTACCCCAGAATCGGTTTCATGTCAACCGCATTGTTGCTGATTGCAGCACTAATCAGTTCAAAACTGATTTTTCGAAACATATTGATATATATTGCCGGAATTTTACTGATAACGAGTACCGTTTCTTCAGAAAGAATCGCTTATTCCAACATATCCCCCCTCCTTCATCTGAACGAACCATGCTATGTATCGGGTACCGTTACCTCTCCGGTTCTCCCCTGTTATGGAAAATACCGATTTGTTATAAAAGCCGACTCGATTCATCATCCATTCATCGGAAGTGTCCTTCATAACAAAAATTTAATATGTGTTACCGATCAACCGCTCATACAGGGCAGCAAAATCACTTGCAAGGGGGAATTTATACTCCCTTATCCCCCGAAGAACCCCGGTGCTTTCGATGAATACTCATATATGCATTCCCGCCATCTGTGGGGGAAATTCTATGCCGATTCGGTGTTGACCATCACCCACGGGCCCTCATCAGTTGCTGCTCTGTCTAATCTCCTCAGGAATAAAGTCCTGTCAACGCTTTCGCATATTAAAGATCTCGACAACAGAGCCATACTCCAGGCAGCGTTTTTAGGAGAGCGTCACCTTTTAACAAACGAAATCAAAACTCTTTTTCGAGATGCAGGGGTATATCATCTCCTGGCAATCTCAGGATTGCATCTCACCATTATCACCGGTTTCATCTATGCCTTACTCTTTCTACTGCCCCTTGGAAAAGGGGTGAAAATAGTCATTGTTCTCCTGCTTATCTGGTCCTATCTTCTTTTCATTGGATTTATACCATCACTTTTCAGGGCTGTTATAATGATAACGCTATTTTCCTCATCATTTTTGTTTCAGCGCCATAATTATTCGATTAATACGCTTGGTATGGCAGGGATTCTCTGGCTTCTCTTCTCTCCCAAAAGTCTGTTCATGCCTGGATATCAGCTCTCATTTGCCGCCACTTTCGCCATAATTGCCCTTACTCCTTTGTTAAAGGAAGGCTTTGAACCACTGATGCAAACAACTGCAGGCAAACTCATGCATCGAGCAATAATTTTGCCCCTTGAGATAGTAATAGCAGGTTTTATTGGCACGGCTCCGATTCTGGCGTACCATTTCGAAACAGTTTCACTATTTGGATTTTTTGCAAATATTTTTTCACCCTTCCTTATGTCCTTCTGCATGTGCTTCTTTCTCGCAGGACTAATGGCGCAGTCACTCCTGCCACCTCTGGCTTCAATTCTCACTTATATCGCTGAAGTTTTTCTCAATCTACTCGTTTCAAGTGCACAACTGTCCCAGAAAACGCCTCTTTCATCCCTTACCCTCTCGGTTATACACCCGGAAATTATTATTATTTATGGAATAGTTGTAGCAGGGGTAATTGGAATTACCCGAAAATTCAGAACAACCTGGCTGCTCTATACTTCAGCGGTTTTTCTCTTTGCCTTCCCTCTGATCTTCTGGCTTAAATCAAGAGATAATACTGTGGAAATTACCTTGTTCAATTGCCCCGAAAATGCTGTGGCCGGAATACGATGGCCCGGGAGGAAACTCTGGATAATCGGACTGGGAAATGAGCATCCTATGTCATCCACCTACCGGAAAATTATCAAGCCCTGGCTCAGACAACACCCCCTCTGCCGTATCGATGCTGTAATTGCTACCGGATTACAGCCAAATCCGATCCATTCGCTTGATCCGTTATTGAAACAACATAAACCAGGCTCAATTTATACCCTGAACTCTCAGCAGAATAGGAATCCCTCTTCAACTATAAAGGAATTTGCCGATGAGTTCGGAATACCAACACTCCCGATATCGCCCGACACCAGGTTTGTACCGGTTCGGCCATGTACCTGCACAGTCAGCTATGTTCAGGCTTCTAACAAAAGAATGAATGCGCCTCCGATTTTTCATATATCCGCTTATGGACACCACCTTACCCTGGGTCCCGACAACAAGGATTACTTGCTCATAGAACCTTCGGAATCAATACCCCTAAAGAATAAAAAAGAAGGCACGAACAGTATTCGAACGAATACAGGAAAGGGAGCATGGGTTTTAAAGATTAAACCCAATGGGATCAGGGAAATAAAGAGGGTTGTATCATCCCATCACCCCCTACACGACCTTTTGTAA
- a CDS encoding HDOD domain-containing protein → MKNSHTQVQRIKRITESIISLPTLPTVVSKMLELVDNPKTSAASLARLISTDQALTARILKLANSAYYGFPREIYTVDMAIVVLGFNSVRDMGLSLTVLDVFKNKGEEDVFDISKFWEHSVGCGIGAKMLARRFHRRLVGEAFVAGLLHDIGKVILNHYVSKEFHEIIVSVQNGETNLDDAEEKVLGTSHGEIGGWLADKWRLPKIIAESIRFHHIPWESRFESVLVAIVSLSNYLCHKASIGNSGRKCPLAPDEQLWDIFKKHNIEIDESSLDLLETDLLLEYDQAETMLSFIHED, encoded by the coding sequence ATGAAAAATTCCCATACACAGGTTCAACGGATCAAACGGATAACGGAAAGCATAATCAGCCTTCCGACACTGCCTACCGTCGTATCGAAAATGCTTGAACTTGTCGACAATCCGAAAACCTCGGCTGCATCTCTGGCTCGACTGATATCAACCGATCAGGCCCTTACCGCCCGTATACTCAAACTCGCTAATTCGGCTTATTATGGTTTCCCCCGGGAAATATATACTGTCGATATGGCAATTGTTGTACTCGGATTTAATAGTGTCAGGGATATGGGGCTCTCACTAACTGTTCTGGATGTTTTCAAAAATAAGGGTGAAGAAGATGTTTTTGATATATCGAAATTCTGGGAGCATTCAGTCGGCTGTGGTATTGGTGCTAAAATGCTCGCTCGTCGATTTCACCGCCGTCTGGTAGGAGAGGCCTTTGTCGCAGGATTACTTCATGATATAGGAAAAGTCATACTCAATCATTATGTTTCCAAAGAGTTTCATGAGATTATTGTTTCTGTTCAAAATGGAGAGACAAACCTTGATGATGCAGAGGAGAAGGTGCTGGGAACGAGCCATGGGGAAATAGGTGGATGGCTCGCCGATAAATGGCGACTTCCCAAAATAATAGCCGAAAGTATCCGTTTCCATCACATACCATGGGAATCCCGATTTGAGTCGGTGCTTGTGGCAATCGTATCACTCAGTAATTATCTCTGCCATAAGGCCTCAATCGGCAATTCAGGTCGAAAATGTCCTCTTGCGCCCGATGAACAATTATGGGATATTTTCAAAAAACACAATATTGAAATTGATGAGTCTTCCCTTGACCTTCTTGAAACCGACCTTCTTCTGGAATACGATCAGGCCGAGACAATGCTTTCATTTATTCATGAAGATTAG
- the queA gene encoding tRNA preQ1(34) S-adenosylmethionine ribosyltransferase-isomerase QueA: MKTSDFDYYLPPELIAQYPPSRRGESRLLSLNKGNGQISHKQFSDLPTLLAPGDRLVFNDTKVIPARLFCTKETGARIELLFIEPDASGRWKALAKPLKRLKKGMHLSIEKSPDKGVSIDDILSEGYVSVRAADSNGSLIDIIEHYGDMPLPPYIKRKSEAIDKDRYQTVFAENPGAVAAPTAGLHFTPSIMNILRRNGIDFSFVTLSVGAGTFLPVKDEDPEKHPMHKESYILSDSAAKEIKETHRQGRRVIAVGTTVVRVLEHCSDSLSRGEGSEGETSLMILPGYTFNVVDGLITNFHLPCSTLLMLVSAFASFDFVMKAYKGAVEKGYRFYSYGDAMIVL, translated from the coding sequence ATGAAAACAAGTGATTTCGATTATTATCTGCCCCCGGAGCTTATAGCCCAGTACCCGCCTTCTCGCCGTGGTGAAAGCAGGTTGCTGTCGCTGAATAAGGGGAACGGACAGATCTCCCATAAGCAATTTTCAGATCTTCCCACCCTTCTTGCGCCGGGGGACCGCCTTGTTTTTAACGATACAAAAGTTATTCCTGCTCGTCTCTTCTGTACAAAAGAAACCGGCGCCAGAATAGAACTGCTTTTTATTGAACCGGATGCTTCCGGACGTTGGAAAGCATTGGCAAAACCGCTCAAAAGGTTAAAAAAGGGGATGCACCTGAGCATTGAAAAGTCTCCTGATAAAGGTGTTAGTATAGATGATATTCTCTCTGAAGGATACGTGTCGGTACGAGCTGCAGACAGCAATGGTTCACTTATCGATATTATCGAGCACTACGGAGATATGCCTTTGCCTCCCTACATTAAAAGAAAGAGTGAAGCTATCGACAAAGACCGGTATCAGACAGTCTTTGCAGAAAATCCCGGCGCGGTTGCCGCACCTACTGCCGGTTTACATTTTACCCCGTCAATTATGAATATACTGCGCAGAAATGGAATAGACTTCTCGTTTGTAACACTGTCCGTAGGAGCCGGAACATTCCTCCCTGTAAAAGACGAGGATCCCGAAAAACATCCGATGCATAAAGAGTCATACATACTGAGCGACAGTGCGGCAAAAGAAATCAAAGAAACTCATCGGCAGGGAAGAAGGGTAATCGCTGTCGGTACAACTGTTGTAAGGGTGCTTGAGCATTGTTCCGATTCATTGAGTCGTGGTGAAGGATCAGAGGGAGAAACTTCACTGATGATTCTTCCCGGTTATACGTTTAATGTTGTCGATGGACTCATTACAAATTTTCATCTTCCCTGTTCCACACTGCTTATGCTTGTCAGTGCATTTGCATCCTTTGATTTTGTAATGAAAGCATACAAAGGAGCTGTTGAAAAAGGATATCGTTTTTACAGTTATGGTGATGCCATGATTGTCTTGTAG
- a CDS encoding carbohydrate-binding protein, protein MIFNRHTRLLTVCFAFLIAVPSAVFSAIAPGDTMYGSRYNETTGEWDCAYDLSNDSKYCASGGVGDFNVGDWIAFQDVDFANGFKYLYVYYSCGNLCGCLFEFRTDDVDNGTLIVDNIQERLHTYPSGGWKAGIIHRIPVKSSVTGVHDLYIKGGMCGGADPGGVGIIAFKWIYLSNDSSGYRFYDEIVPPYITIPQSATKTKLSRHTNRRKSFITTSSGIRIDLEQQGQYTIALYGPDGSLVAKSFQSGPSRYTLPSHSMAPGMYIFKLTAPDKKQTEHMFMNRK, encoded by the coding sequence ATGATTTTTAATCGTCATACAAGGCTTTTAACGGTATGTTTTGCTTTTTTAATAGCCGTACCTTCTGCAGTATTCTCAGCGATTGCACCCGGCGATACCATGTACGGCTCGAGGTACAATGAAACAACCGGTGAATGGGATTGTGCATACGATTTATCAAATGATAGTAAGTATTGCGCCAGTGGCGGTGTTGGTGATTTCAATGTTGGAGACTGGATTGCATTTCAGGATGTTGATTTTGCAAACGGTTTTAAATATTTATATGTTTACTATTCATGTGGAAACCTCTGCGGATGTCTTTTTGAATTCCGGACCGACGATGTTGATAACGGCACATTAATAGTTGACAATATACAAGAACGCCTGCACACCTATCCATCGGGGGGATGGAAGGCCGGAATCATTCACCGGATTCCGGTAAAGTCCAGTGTAACGGGTGTTCATGACCTCTATATAAAAGGAGGGATGTGTGGTGGTGCAGACCCTGGCGGTGTTGGTATTATCGCATTTAAATGGATTTACCTCTCGAATGATTCCAGTGGCTACCGGTTTTACGATGAAATTGTCCCTCCCTATATCACCATTCCACAGTCCGCAACAAAAACAAAACTGTCTAGGCATACCAATCGTCGAAAGAGCTTCATTACAACAAGCTCAGGTATTCGGATCGATCTCGAACAACAAGGACAATACACTATTGCACTTTATGGTCCTGACGGATCTCTTGTAGCCAAATCCTTTCAGAGTGGTCCATCCAGATACACGCTTCCTTCACATTCGATGGCACCGGGCATGTATATATTCAAACTGACTGCTCCGGATAAAAAGCAAACCGAACACATGTTCATGAACAGAAAGTAA
- a CDS encoding endopolygalacturonase, with protein MKKSINTLFYLCSILIFITVVVHAYAENIVFPPDAGIVDVTQYPFNAPNDGVTDATDAIQTAINICANKKVILYFPNGVYLISGTLQWGKNDFGEVSNPYYDSTDLEHAWAASETIHPKNEIVLQGQSTDGTIIRLAPGTFTEPTQPKPAIYTGEAPAQRFRNSIKNMTIDIADGNTGAFGVQFNASNTGTIRDVKIINNDRQALIGLDMAFTGQIGPCLIKNVHITGFGRGIKTAQTAINSITFENITLEDQVIFGFLNLGQTVSIRGLVSNNDVTAVSNTGLGFMVLIDCILTGTGDVAKTKPAITNATGTPVLFARNIQTTGYDKAIYSVSGGSGHFDGPDIDEYVSHPVLSLFDTPQKSLNLSIEDAPEVPWDENFDNWVSVSDFGALPDDGIDDAGGIQAAIDYAAANNKTTVYFPHGHSGLYDIHADSTVTIHGASLTRLIGTEAALCKEFSMNLTPAIEFGNDAADVVIMEHIDMPCPIPIGYLIHFNSSKTLVMSSCGGNIHSQGTGKIFLENHGAFQCYFSGDTKVFARGLNIENTEYSSAFRGKICNDGAQLWILGFKTERDGIIIKTTGGGFTELLGGFSYSTRDPGDAPMFTNESSVLSVSFSEIKGRGNYDPLVAETRLCTLKTLAASEAPVRYNPSHSIPLYVGYETDASGQPVAGVICPHKIPVTQGINEAKIGPSLSPRKVTALRPAGQGTPIALPKGVAGFELFDLQGRKVWEYRRVNVRTSTSIQLPQHVTRSVTTIKYIDK; from the coding sequence ATGAAAAAATCGATAAATACACTTTTTTATCTATGCAGCATCTTGATATTTATAACCGTAGTGGTTCATGCTTACGCTGAAAACATTGTGTTTCCTCCCGATGCCGGCATTGTTGATGTAACGCAATACCCTTTTAATGCCCCCAATGATGGTGTTACTGATGCTACGGATGCGATACAGACGGCAATCAATATCTGTGCAAATAAAAAGGTTATTCTCTACTTTCCAAACGGTGTCTACCTGATATCAGGAACTCTTCAATGGGGGAAGAATGATTTCGGTGAGGTAAGCAACCCCTATTACGATTCTACCGATCTGGAGCACGCCTGGGCGGCATCCGAAACGATCCATCCGAAAAACGAAATAGTACTCCAGGGCCAGAGTACCGACGGCACCATTATTCGACTTGCACCGGGAACGTTTACCGAGCCCACCCAACCCAAACCAGCGATTTATACCGGAGAGGCACCGGCGCAGCGATTCAGGAATTCAATCAAAAATATGACTATCGATATTGCCGACGGCAACACCGGCGCATTCGGTGTTCAGTTTAATGCAAGCAATACCGGTACTATTCGTGATGTAAAAATCATCAATAACGATCGTCAGGCCCTTATCGGACTCGACATGGCTTTTACCGGCCAGATCGGTCCTTGTCTGATAAAAAATGTGCATATTACCGGTTTCGGCAGAGGAATCAAAACCGCACAGACAGCAATTAACAGTATTACTTTTGAAAACATCACCCTGGAAGATCAGGTCATTTTTGGTTTCCTCAATCTCGGCCAGACAGTCAGTATTCGAGGGCTTGTAAGCAATAACGATGTTACTGCGGTCTCGAATACGGGTTTAGGGTTTATGGTTCTGATCGATTGTATCCTTACAGGAACCGGGGATGTTGCCAAAACAAAGCCTGCAATTACCAATGCAACAGGAACACCGGTTTTATTTGCCCGAAACATTCAAACCACAGGATATGACAAGGCGATCTATAGCGTATCGGGTGGCAGTGGTCATTTTGACGGCCCTGATATCGATGAATACGTTTCTCATCCGGTACTCTCTTTATTTGATACCCCCCAAAAGTCGCTGAATCTTTCCATTGAAGATGCACCCGAAGTACCTTGGGATGAAAATTTCGACAACTGGGTCAGCGTATCCGATTTCGGTGCTTTGCCCGATGACGGAATTGATGATGCAGGCGGAATCCAGGCGGCAATCGATTATGCAGCGGCCAACAATAAGACGACGGTCTATTTTCCCCACGGCCATAGCGGTTTGTATGATATTCATGCCGATTCTACGGTTACCATTCACGGCGCGAGCCTGACCCGTCTGATTGGCACTGAAGCAGCCCTCTGCAAAGAATTCAGCATGAATCTGACTCCTGCCATAGAATTCGGCAACGATGCAGCCGATGTTGTTATCATGGAGCATATCGATATGCCGTGCCCGATACCGATCGGCTATCTGATACATTTCAATTCAAGCAAAACACTGGTAATGAGCAGTTGCGGGGGCAATATCCATTCACAGGGAACCGGAAAAATATTCCTCGAAAATCATGGTGCCTTCCAATGTTATTTTTCCGGCGATACAAAAGTTTTTGCCCGAGGTTTAAACATCGAAAACACCGAATACAGCTCAGCATTCAGAGGGAAAATCTGCAACGATGGAGCTCAACTCTGGATACTGGGATTCAAGACAGAACGTGATGGAATAATCATTAAAACTACCGGTGGCGGTTTCACCGAATTACTGGGCGGATTCAGCTATTCGACACGCGACCCGGGTGATGCGCCGATGTTTACCAACGAATCTTCGGTGCTGTCAGTCAGTTTCTCGGAGATTAAAGGACGGGGTAACTACGATCCCCTTGTCGCGGAAACACGCCTGTGTACACTTAAGACACTTGCCGCCTCAGAAGCACCGGTCAGGTACAACCCATCGCACTCAATACCCCTCTATGTAGGGTATGAAACCGATGCATCAGGACAACCGGTTGCCGGGGTCATTTGCCCCCACAAAATACCGGTTACCCAGGGGATTAATGAAGCAAAAATAGGACCTTCCCTCTCACCCCGTAAGGTAACGGCACTCCGCCCTGCAGGCCAGGGAACCCCGATTGCTCTTCCCAAAGGAGTTGCGGGTTTCGAACTATTTGACCTCCAGGGAAGAAAGGTGTGGGAATATCGACGTGTTAATGTTCGGACAAGCACTTCAATCCAGCTGCCGCAACACGTTACAAGGAGTGTAACAACAATTAAGTATATCGATAAATAG
- a CDS encoding FliA/WhiG family RNA polymerase sigma factor, whose protein sequence is MANIEALWKEYRETESKIAKDKLLVEYAHLVKYVAYRLAVNLPASVDKNDLIGSGIMGLVKAVETFDPERGFKFETYAGHKIRGAILDELRALDWVPRSVRQKSKDLQRVYSKLENELGRMPYDDEVCQEMGVSMKEYEELLSEVTPTTILSLEEAMPNREADSKEIKLIDTIENPGSENPLKALGFAEIKNILKETIANLPEKERLVVALYHYEELTLKEIGVVLEISESRVSQIHSKAILKLRGRLLQRINA, encoded by the coding sequence ATGGCCAATATAGAAGCCCTGTGGAAGGAATACAGGGAAACTGAGTCGAAAATTGCAAAAGATAAGCTGCTGGTGGAATATGCACATCTTGTGAAATATGTTGCCTATCGTCTTGCAGTAAATCTGCCGGCGTCAGTTGATAAAAATGATTTGATCGGTTCAGGCATTATGGGGCTGGTTAAAGCTGTCGAGACCTTTGATCCTGAAAGGGGTTTTAAATTCGAAACCTATGCCGGGCATAAAATCAGAGGGGCTATCCTGGATGAATTGCGGGCACTCGATTGGGTCCCACGATCGGTCAGGCAAAAATCAAAAGACCTCCAGCGGGTCTATTCAAAATTAGAAAATGAATTGGGAAGAATGCCCTATGATGATGAAGTATGCCAGGAAATGGGAGTGTCTATGAAGGAGTATGAAGAGCTGCTTTCTGAGGTCACTCCCACAACAATCCTTTCACTCGAGGAAGCTATGCCGAATCGAGAAGCCGATTCCAAGGAAATCAAGCTTATTGATACCATTGAGAATCCTGGAAGCGAAAACCCTTTAAAAGCTCTCGGGTTTGCAGAAATAAAAAACATTTTAAAGGAAACAATAGCAAATTTGCCGGAAAAGGAACGGCTGGTTGTTGCTCTGTATCATTATGAAGAACTTACGTTGAAAGAAATCGGAGTTGTCCTGGAAATATCTGAATCCAGGGTCAGTCAGATCCATTCAAAGGCAATCCTGAAACTCCGGGGCCGACTTTTGCAGCGGATTAATGCATGA
- a CDS encoding RluA family pseudouridine synthase — MIFKSEVPSHLAQHTLIDYLAERFTYHPREQWLIHIRENRILLNDKPAAPGTTVMRGDIVTYKPLPFSEPEANLNYQIVYEDEWYIGVNKPPNLLVHRAGKAFTKNLVYQLRIRKKEYKDVSVINRLDRNTSGVVVAAKSSDAAVKLGKMFHIRNIKKEYFALVHSSPHTVPYTIDLPIAKNVECTKYPRYHIDLDNGKSSKTEIITMQRIGNSHSLLTVIPYTGRTHQIRVHLQSIDCPLVGDHVYGTESPEESDKWIQRQALHCTRITFDHPFTREPCVIEAELPEDMERLIRILGKK; from the coding sequence ATGATTTTTAAATCTGAAGTTCCTTCTCATCTTGCTCAACACACACTTATTGATTATCTTGCGGAACGCTTTACCTATCATCCCCGGGAACAATGGCTGATTCATATCAGAGAAAACCGCATCCTGCTCAATGATAAGCCGGCCGCACCCGGTACCACTGTCATGCGGGGTGATATTGTCACGTATAAACCGTTGCCTTTTAGTGAGCCTGAGGCAAATTTAAATTATCAAATTGTGTACGAAGATGAATGGTATATCGGGGTAAACAAACCCCCCAATCTGTTGGTCCATCGTGCAGGCAAGGCATTTACGAAGAATCTTGTTTACCAGTTACGCATCCGGAAAAAGGAATACAAAGATGTTTCGGTAATAAATCGTCTGGATAGGAATACCTCGGGCGTTGTTGTAGCGGCGAAATCCAGCGATGCAGCCGTGAAACTTGGAAAGATGTTCCATATCCGGAATATTAAAAAAGAATATTTTGCCCTTGTTCATTCTTCTCCTCATACAGTGCCTTATACAATAGATTTACCGATTGCAAAAAATGTTGAATGTACCAAATACCCCCGCTACCATATTGATCTCGACAATGGAAAGAGTTCGAAGACGGAAATAATCACTATGCAGAGAATCGGAAATTCACACAGTCTGCTTACCGTCATCCCGTACACTGGAAGAACCCATCAGATCAGAGTGCATCTTCAATCAATTGATTGTCCTCTTGTCGGAGATCATGTTTACGGAACAGAGTCGCCAGAAGAATCCGATAAATGGATACAGCGCCAGGCTCTTCACTGTACCCGGATTACCTTCGACCATCCCTTTACTCGAGAACCATGCGTTATCGAAGCAGAACTTCCGGAAGATATGGAACGACTGATAAGAATACTCGGTAAAAAATAA
- a CDS encoding AAA family ATPase, with protein sequence MARLKYGATTESLVQRKEAKGVLPRSIAVTSGKGGVGKTNIALMLSMALSSLNKKVLLFDADLGLANVHILLGLSPRFNLSHVANEACSARDTICKGPLGIDIVPGSSGIRQMANMDSMALGILHRKLNELEQEYDFIVIDTGAGIGASTTEFIHFSDAVMLVMTPEPASLADAYAMIKVLYEQRSSDIKVIVNMSNSDREGEEAFLKLGSIAKKFLNRSVVLSGILPYDKAVPQLIRKQQILFLKKPKQLMSCRIKSIARSLCSVPSRGEEGFFGRLFGKNS encoded by the coding sequence ATGGCACGGCTAAAATATGGCGCCACCACCGAAAGTCTCGTGCAAAGGAAAGAAGCCAAAGGTGTGCTACCTCGTAGCATAGCCGTAACCAGTGGTAAAGGCGGCGTGGGAAAAACCAATATTGCTCTTATGCTGAGTATGGCACTCTCCTCACTCAATAAGAAAGTGCTTCTTTTTGATGCAGATCTCGGACTTGCAAATGTTCATATCCTCCTTGGATTGTCGCCGCGGTTTAATTTGTCTCATGTTGCCAATGAAGCGTGTTCGGCCCGGGACACAATCTGCAAAGGGCCGCTTGGTATCGATATTGTACCGGGCTCTTCGGGAATACGCCAGATGGCAAATATGGATTCGATGGCACTTGGGATTCTTCACAGGAAGTTAAACGAACTCGAACAGGAATACGATTTTATCGTGATCGACACCGGGGCCGGTATCGGTGCCTCGACAACGGAGTTTATTCATTTTTCCGATGCCGTAATGCTGGTGATGACCCCCGAACCTGCATCGCTGGCAGATGCCTATGCCATGATTAAGGTGCTCTATGAACAACGTTCTTCGGATATCAAAGTAATCGTCAATATGAGCAATTCGGACAGGGAAGGGGAAGAAGCATTTTTAAAGCTTGGTTCAATCGCAAAAAAGTTTCTGAACCGTTCGGTGGTATTAAGCGGAATTTTACCCTATGATAAAGCTGTTCCTCAACTGATACGGAAACAACAAATTCTGTTTTTAAAAAAACCGAAACAATTGATGTCTTGTCGTATAAAATCGATTGCCCGTTCGCTCTGTTCGGTACCTTCACGTGGCGAGGAAGGTTTTTTCGGCAGGCTTTTTGGAAAGAATTCATAG